The following are encoded together in the Oncorhynchus keta strain PuntledgeMale-10-30-2019 unplaced genomic scaffold, Oket_V2 Un_contig_19075_pilon_pilon, whole genome shotgun sequence genome:
- the LOC127920347 gene encoding uncharacterized protein LOC127920347: MFSLSAEYRQTVERCWDKNYYNEQKKLMKQFLVLQRQGLQSHVPHHTTVEDMSNWLIKNKSLERAPVLQNDDEEVNRWLGFRKEAEEGNDISHLTWEVNTQLRMRDVEHEAFTELATDLSQAINSLDFTADLSYLNPEVCDEVVRARKTISQSLAFQPYSELCCPSKVVVDIVSRLLQALWSCQMESPCDRSSMALSDMSVTIVLAVVENLSRVLKAPPVAQVYYSRSTGVRMVHSLNRKIQCLNSPEDLRRALFTQSSTLISTIIEAVSTKVQRLFEAPADYIPLSSIRSWLSEPKASEVRPKCPDQLVISSELLRNIIGMIVYVVFKAT; encoded by the exons AAGAAGCTGATGAAGCAGTTTTTGGTGCTCCAGAGACAAGGCCTCCAGAGTCATGTCCCTCACCACACCACCGTGGAGGACATGAGCAACTGGCTTATTAAGAACAAGTCCCTGGAGCG AGCCCCAGTACTGCAAAACGATGATGAGGAAGTGAATCGCTGGTTGGG GTTCAGAAAGGAAGCAGAGGAAGGGAATGACATTAGTCACCTG ACCTGGGAGGTGAACACTCAACTCAGAATGAGGGACGTTGAACATGAGGCTTTTACTGAGTTGGCCACCGACCTTAGTCAGGCCATTAACTCACTTGACTTTACTGCTGATCTCTCCTACCT AAACCCTGAGGTCTGCGATGAAGTTGTAAGAGCTCGAAAGACCATTTCCCAGAGCCTGGCCTTCCAGCCGTACTCCGAGCTGTGCTGTCCCTCTAAGGTGGTGGTGGACATCGTGTCCAGGCTGCTCCAGGCCCTCTGGTCCTGCCAGATGGAAAGCCCCTGTGACCGGTCCTCCATGGCCCTGAGTGACATGAGTGTCACCATAGTGCTGGCAGTAGTGGAGAACCTCTCTAGAGTTCTGAAGGCTCCTCCTGTCGCTCAAGTCTACTACTCCCGTTCCACTGGTGTCAGGATGGTCCACTCACTCAACCGTAAGATCCAGTGCCTAAACAGCCCTGAGGACCTTAGGAGAGCTCTTTTCACCCAAAGTTCCACCTTGATCAGCACCATCATTGAAGCTGTGAGCACCAAAGTCCAGAGGCTGTTTGAAGCTCCTGCTGACTACATTCCATTAAGCTCTATCCGCAGCTGGCTATCAGAGCCCAAGGCAAGCGAGGTTCGTCCAAAGTGCCCTGACCAGCTGGTAATCTCCTCGGAGCTCCTGAGGAACATCATTGGTATGATAGTTTATGTAGTCTTCAAGGCCACCTAG